The following proteins are co-located in the Dyadobacter chenwenxiniae genome:
- a CDS encoding NADPH-dependent F420 reductase yields the protein MMNIGIIGSGNIGSALAGYLTNLGHQVMIANSRGPGSISELAAKTGAIPATTEQAAGAEDLVIIAIPEKAIPDLPISILAASRAIIVDAGNYYPSRDGRNTDIESGLTDSEWVAKVIGHPVIKAFNNIVAPSLASKAVVAGSADRIAISVAGNDEQEKQVVMDLIDQIGFDAIDAGLLSKSWRQQPGEPAYCRDLDKDALKSALADADISKRAANLAHADEMARPYL from the coding sequence ATGATGAATATAGGAATTATTGGATCGGGCAATATTGGTAGCGCCCTTGCCGGATACCTCACAAATCTTGGGCACCAGGTTATGATTGCCAACTCTCGCGGACCTGGCTCGATAAGCGAGCTTGCCGCAAAAACCGGCGCAATTCCGGCAACTACGGAACAAGCTGCGGGCGCCGAAGATCTTGTTATTATTGCTATTCCTGAGAAGGCAATCCCCGATCTTCCAATATCCATTCTTGCAGCGTCAAGGGCCATTATTGTCGACGCGGGCAACTATTATCCCTCGCGCGATGGCCGAAACACTGATATCGAAAGCGGATTAACGGATAGTGAATGGGTGGCAAAAGTGATAGGGCACCCAGTAATCAAGGCTTTTAATAATATCGTTGCCCCAAGCTTAGCTTCAAAGGCTGTTGTGGCCGGAAGCGCGGACCGGATTGCGATATCTGTTGCCGGTAATGATGAGCAGGAAAAGCAGGTGGTTATGGATCTCATCGATCAGATTGGCTTCGATGCCATCGATGCAGGCTTACTGTCTAAGTCGTGGAGGCAGCAACCGGGTGAGCCCGCATATTGCCGGGACCTGGATAAAGATGCGTTAAAATCTGCCTTGGCCGATGCCGACATAAGTAAGCGCGCGGCTAACCTTGCACATGCAGACGAAATGGCGCGTCCATATCTTTAA